From Astyanax mexicanus isolate ESR-SI-001 chromosome 11, AstMex3_surface, whole genome shotgun sequence, the proteins below share one genomic window:
- the spegnb gene encoding SPEG neighbor protein has protein sequence MLKGVKAAPPPGCTININDPQVQEAAIRIQASYRGHRSRKELREKGPPRFLQELKDVLLVEGSAAKLECRVSAFPDPFIIWLKNGKELKDGPKYRYVFEDPDVVALVVRDGELADLGRYTVTIKNPFGQTSGSACITVEVPAKVSKGPDNVKGKRGTTVVLKANISGEPPPDVGWLKDGEDIEEDDRVFYDVGDTNTILTIKNARSSDSGKYEVFVENNLGTDQSFARVDIL, from the exons ATGTTGAAGGGTGTCAAGGCTGCACCCCCACCAGGGTGTACAATCAACATTAATGACCCTCAAGTACAGGAAGCAGCTATCCGCATCCAGGCTTCATACCGGGGACATAg GTCCAGAAAGGAGCTTCGTGAAAAAGGGCCGCCGAGGTTCCTGCAGGAGCTGAAGGACGTGCTTCTGGTGGAAGGAAGTGCAGCGAAGCTGGAGTGCCGAGTCAGCGCCTTCCCTGACCCCTTCATCATTTGGTTGAAGAACGGGAAAGAGCTGAAAGATGGACCCAAGTACCGCTATGTGTTCGAGGACCCTGATGTTGTAGCACTGGTGGTGCGGGATGGGGAGCTGGCTGACCTGGGCAGATACACCGTTACTATCAAGAACCCCTTTGGCCAGACGTCCGGTTCTGCCTGCATCACAGTGGAGG TTCCTGCTAAAGTCAGCAAGGGACCGGACAACGTGAAGGGCAAGAGAGGGACCACGGTGGTGCTGAAGGCCAACATCAGCGGGGAACCGCCTCCTGATGTGGGCTGGCTGAAGGACGGAGAGGATATAGAGGAGGATGACAG AGTATTCTATGATGTAGGAGACACCAACACCATCCTGACCATCAAAAATGCACGCTCATCAGACTCGGGAAAGTACGAGGTGTTTGTGGAAAACAACCTGGGAACAGACCAGTCTTTTGCTCGAGTGGACATCCTGTGA